The Pseudodesulfovibrio sp. JC047 genome contains a region encoding:
- a CDS encoding helix-turn-helix transcriptional regulator, whose protein sequence is MSKTILKRIKQVKSTLNLTQQALADAGNISKGTVRNIFSGSSTPNVTALQNWAQNLDINLNWLICGTGEMFSKQETLAHELNETKITTTDFGPLAIAVSAREKSTLAIDPDASETEILDDVISALTRRRRKLAPQTYGYAAKEIPLAHEEQSDYPHGHACGIDTDPPTPKKQTYPPSSKTK, encoded by the coding sequence ATGTCAAAAACCATTCTCAAAAGAATCAAGCAGGTTAAATCAACCTTAAACTTGACCCAGCAGGCCCTTGCTGATGCGGGAAATATTTCTAAAGGTACTGTTCGGAATATTTTTTCTGGCAGCTCTACTCCCAATGTCACCGCATTACAAAATTGGGCACAAAATTTAGATATAAATTTGAACTGGCTAATTTGTGGCACCGGAGAAATGTTTTCCAAACAAGAAACTCTCGCCCACGAGCTAAACGAAACAAAAATTACCACAACCGACTTTGGCCCATTAGCCATAGCCGTTTCAGCCAGGGAAAAATCAACTCTTGCCATTGACCCTGACGCAAGCGAAACCGAAATTCTCGACGACGTCATTTCAGCCCTAACAAGACGCCGTCGCAAATTGGCCCCGCAAACATATGGATATGCGGCCAAAGAGATTCCTCTGGCCCACGAAGAACAAAGTGACTACCCACACGGTCATGCCTGTGGCATAGACACCGATCCGCCGACACCCAAAAAGCAAACATATCCCCCTAGTTCCAAAACAAAATAA